In the genome of Candidatus Krumholzibacteriia bacterium, one region contains:
- the prsR gene encoding PEP-CTERM-box response regulator transcription factor, which translates to MNAAALTPQEKPKLLIVDDDLAMLQQLALALGEDYQVYTANQPKQAWQLIAKEHPQVITLDLALERSDPESGFSLLERCLELDPLMKLVLITGNDTQENALRAIEQGAFDFMGKPVDVATLRQLLERAVRVGQWERQNQKLLQRFEGKGRVGNLLGRSPQMESVFDIVRKVAPTDVSVLILGESGTGKELVARELKRLSKRANKPFISINCGAIPENLLESELFGHEKGSFTGAHTSRPGKLELADGGTVFLDEVGELPTLLQVKLLRFLQEREIERVGGRSVTRLDVRVIAATNRDLTSAVKTGGFREDLFYRLSVVNIVVPPLRERTEDILYLAQFFLERFSTEMEKERLAFSRRAKQGMLHYAWPGNVRELEHHVQKAVVLCSGRLVRAVDLGLSGEEHLPSLSLRSVREQTDYQMIVQALRRTCGNISKAAEELEISRPSLHDLLRKHGIDAAQYRNPSENSATETTE; encoded by the coding sequence ATGAACGCAGCCGCACTCACGCCCCAGGAGAAACCGAAGCTGCTCATCGTCGACGACGACCTGGCGATGCTCCAGCAGCTCGCTCTGGCCTTGGGGGAGGACTACCAGGTCTATACCGCGAATCAACCCAAGCAGGCCTGGCAGCTCATCGCCAAAGAGCACCCTCAGGTCATCACCCTCGACCTGGCGCTGGAGCGCAGCGATCCGGAGTCGGGGTTTTCCTTGCTGGAGCGCTGCCTCGAGCTCGACCCGCTGATGAAGCTCGTCCTGATCACCGGCAACGACACGCAGGAGAACGCGCTCCGCGCCATCGAACAAGGTGCCTTCGACTTCATGGGCAAGCCCGTGGATGTCGCCACCTTGCGTCAACTGCTGGAGCGCGCCGTCCGGGTCGGGCAGTGGGAGCGGCAGAACCAGAAGCTGCTGCAGCGCTTCGAAGGCAAGGGCCGGGTCGGCAACCTCCTGGGCCGCTCGCCGCAAATGGAATCGGTCTTCGACATCGTCCGCAAGGTGGCGCCCACGGACGTTTCCGTCCTCATCCTCGGCGAGAGCGGCACAGGGAAGGAACTGGTGGCGCGCGAGCTGAAACGTCTGAGCAAACGCGCCAACAAGCCTTTCATCAGCATCAACTGCGGCGCCATCCCGGAGAACCTGCTGGAGAGCGAGCTCTTCGGCCACGAGAAGGGCTCCTTCACTGGCGCTCACACTTCACGGCCCGGCAAGCTGGAGCTCGCCGACGGCGGCACGGTGTTCCTCGACGAGGTGGGGGAGCTGCCGACACTGCTGCAGGTGAAGCTCCTGCGCTTCCTGCAGGAGCGGGAGATCGAACGGGTCGGCGGCCGCTCGGTCACCCGACTCGACGTGCGCGTCATCGCCGCCACCAATCGCGACCTGACCAGCGCGGTGAAAACCGGGGGCTTCCGCGAGGATCTCTTCTACCGGCTCTCGGTGGTGAACATCGTGGTGCCGCCGCTGCGGGAGCGCACGGAAGACATCCTCTACCTGGCGCAGTTCTTCCTGGAACGCTTCAGCACCGAGATGGAAAAGGAGAGGCTCGCCTTCAGCCGACGGGCGAAGCAGGGCATGCTGCACTACGCCTGGCCGGGGAACGTGCGCGAGCTGGAGCACCACGTGCAGAAGGCGGTGGTGCTGTGCTCGGGCCGCCTAGTGCGCGCGGTGGATCTCGGTTTGAGCGGCGAGGAGCACTTGCCCTCGCTGTCGCTTCGCAGCGTGCGCGAGCAGACCGACTACCAGATGATCGTGCAGGCGCTGCGCCGCACCTGCGGCAACATTTCCAAAGCGGCGGAGGAGCTGGAGATCTCGCGACCCAGCTTGCACGACCTCCTGCGCAAGCACGGCATCGACGCCGCCCAGTATAGAAATCCCAGCGAGAACTCGGCGACCGAGACGACGGAATGA
- the prsK gene encoding XrtA/PEP-CTERM system histidine kinase PrsK: MTLQEGPLLLGALSCLVPVAAVLLRRPARILRLGTVLLALSLSAFQLALLRLVQVGPTNTPHLWVYALLAAGVPLVLAGHLLSVCVGRERPEDSFRNSRRTFVLLGVGGLLSLFFVRHANFVTGFDWDAGRGTIHLGSLGKAYLSYLLVGMVIIGYNLECTYRLVPSQARPRLKLLFLTFFGLLGFFTFILTTGLLYSSIGVGKLVAAAIPIAVVNLVLAYSTMRSGLTDVGAPVSRHIVYSSFTAIAAGLYVLAVGVVSQVAVFTQWSPDEVVTISFGFLAVLLAILLLFSNRFQRRVRRYIDRNFYVNRYDYRTQWANVTQSMESATDSHSVLARARTLLQEVFLADAVTLSLREKASLRISPCLGKGMDDPRSVLEEDSPLAKRLATERHALLLDRRPDDFEYISIYAENGAWLDATASQILAPLLEGTRLVGCVGLQRRHRDDPFTYEDVALLDSMASHIGSRLRVTLQAEEMAEHREMTLISQWSNMLLHDLKNYLSPLRLVAQNLVQFKDKPGIAELAAGDIDRVADRMDALVRTLSELRDDPRRSQQRIVVNDLVRSTLDEMQVGRREALTVQLDLRTPAAVTGDENMLQRVLENLVTNAIEAMDGEGTLTIQTRSDPIRSNGAMVHLSVTDTGVGMPPEFVRERLFRPFATTKRGGLGLGLYQCRSIVRAHGGELKVESHLGVGTTVQIIMAAADDEGEQRPRTPTEVVA; the protein is encoded by the coding sequence GTGACCCTGCAGGAAGGCCCGCTGCTCCTCGGCGCGCTGTCGTGCCTCGTCCCGGTGGCGGCGGTGCTGCTGCGGCGGCCGGCGCGGATCCTGCGCTTGGGCACGGTGCTCCTGGCCTTGAGCTTGTCGGCGTTCCAGCTGGCGCTGCTGCGCTTGGTGCAGGTCGGACCGACGAACACGCCGCACCTTTGGGTCTACGCCCTGCTCGCCGCCGGCGTGCCTCTGGTGCTGGCCGGCCATCTGCTCTCCGTGTGCGTCGGGCGCGAGCGCCCCGAGGACTCTTTCCGCAACTCCCGGCGCACCTTCGTTCTCCTCGGTGTCGGCGGACTCCTGTCGCTCTTCTTCGTGCGCCACGCGAACTTCGTCACCGGTTTCGACTGGGACGCCGGCCGCGGCACCATCCACCTGGGATCGCTGGGCAAAGCCTATTTGAGCTACCTGCTCGTGGGCATGGTCATCATCGGCTACAACCTGGAATGCACCTACCGGCTGGTCCCGAGTCAGGCGCGGCCGCGGCTGAAGTTGCTCTTCCTCACCTTCTTCGGGCTGCTCGGCTTCTTCACCTTCATCCTCACCACGGGGCTTCTGTACTCGTCCATCGGCGTCGGCAAGCTCGTCGCCGCCGCCATTCCCATCGCCGTGGTCAACCTGGTCCTCGCCTACAGCACCATGCGCAGCGGCCTCACCGACGTCGGGGCACCGGTGTCGCGCCACATCGTCTACTCCTCCTTCACCGCCATCGCTGCCGGCCTCTACGTGCTCGCCGTCGGCGTCGTCTCGCAGGTGGCGGTGTTCACCCAGTGGTCCCCCGACGAGGTCGTGACCATCTCCTTCGGCTTCCTGGCGGTGCTGCTGGCGATCCTTCTCTTGTTCTCCAACCGCTTCCAGCGGCGGGTGCGCCGCTACATCGATCGCAACTTCTACGTCAACCGTTACGACTACCGGACCCAGTGGGCCAACGTCACCCAGAGCATGGAGAGCGCCACGGACAGCCACAGCGTTCTCGCCCGGGCTCGCACCTTGCTGCAAGAGGTCTTCCTCGCCGATGCGGTGACCCTGTCGCTGCGCGAGAAGGCTTCGCTCCGCATCTCCCCTTGCCTGGGGAAGGGCATGGACGACCCGCGATCCGTTCTCGAGGAGGACTCGCCGCTGGCGAAGCGCCTGGCCACGGAGCGTCACGCCCTCTTGCTCGACCGGCGCCCCGACGACTTCGAATACATCTCCATCTACGCCGAGAACGGCGCCTGGCTCGACGCCACGGCGAGTCAGATCCTCGCGCCGCTCCTGGAGGGAACGCGGCTCGTGGGCTGCGTGGGCTTGCAGCGCCGCCACCGGGACGATCCCTTCACCTACGAGGACGTGGCGCTCCTCGACAGCATGGCGTCGCATATCGGCTCGCGACTGCGCGTGACGCTGCAAGCCGAGGAGATGGCCGAGCACCGCGAGATGACCCTCATCTCCCAGTGGAGCAACATGCTCCTCCACGATCTGAAGAACTACCTGTCGCCGCTGCGCTTGGTGGCTCAGAACCTGGTGCAGTTCAAGGACAAGCCGGGGATCGCCGAGCTCGCCGCCGGGGACATCGACCGGGTCGCCGACCGCATGGATGCCCTGGTGCGCACGCTGTCGGAGCTGCGGGACGACCCGCGGCGCTCGCAGCAGCGCATCGTGGTCAACGACCTGGTGCGGAGCACCCTCGACGAGATGCAGGTGGGGCGCCGGGAGGCCCTGACGGTGCAGCTCGATCTGCGCACGCCGGCGGCGGTGACCGGCGACGAGAACATGCTGCAGCGGGTGCTGGAGAACCTGGTGACCAACGCCATCGAAGCCATGGACGGCGAGGGCACACTCACCATCCAGACTCGCAGCGATCCCATCCGCAGCAACGGCGCGATGGTGCACCTCTCGGTGACCGACACCGGCGTGGGCATGCCGCCGGAGTTCGTGCGCGAGAGGCTCTTCCGCCCCTTCGCCACCACCAAGCGCGGTGGGCTGGGCCTGGGCCTCTACCAGTGCCGCTCCATCGTCCGGGCCCATGGCGGGGAGCTGAAGGTCGAGAGCCATCTGGGTGTCGGCACCACGGTGCAGATCATCATGGCCGCCGCCGACGACGAGGGCGAGCAGCGCCCGCGCACGCCGACGGAAGTGGTGGCATGA
- a CDS encoding O-antigen ligase family protein has protein sequence MSWQPLPDPARERPQREALAEAALGRRIALYTGVGLLGIVLGVALTRLPTLLIVGGLVGVASTFVILRWPFVGLLFYTVLFVLRPGEKYPVLNALHLERIVGALCLASLFLSQLRLEHRLQLDDSKQTRLFFFFILAVTLSVPFAVWRYRAVEGFIEILRIAGYYIMVAHLIDSRRRLRWFVYTFLLLIAYLCFDSLRGYFSGGAFLSQGIDRAVGTTSMSNNPNELGTTLASAVPLFLLLALSRSEKWRRVVLWTIVPCLLIGIVLTGSRASMLGMLGGSAYLWWHSRRRVLTGILGVLLVIGGFSLMPGQYKTRYSSMTHSELDASSMSRVVTWVAGLRMLADHPLFGVGIRCYGGANWRYSSGRSSLEAHSLYLQVLGELGLVGTFAFFSFLIEMLRLNRRTARRLQGGDAAFEKAVLDGIFTGFLVLLVSGVFGHSLLRRTWYVFAATGLAILRTHLRQRQAAAAAAVPERVELHRAAIQPA, from the coding sequence ATGTCTTGGCAGCCGCTCCCCGACCCTGCACGCGAACGGCCACAGCGCGAAGCGCTGGCGGAAGCGGCCCTGGGGCGGCGGATCGCTCTCTACACCGGGGTCGGCCTCCTCGGCATCGTCCTCGGCGTGGCGCTCACGCGCCTGCCCACGCTCCTCATCGTCGGGGGTCTGGTCGGCGTCGCCAGCACCTTCGTGATCCTGCGCTGGCCCTTCGTGGGACTCCTCTTCTACACCGTGCTCTTCGTGCTCCGGCCCGGCGAGAAGTATCCGGTCCTGAACGCACTGCACCTGGAGCGCATCGTCGGGGCGCTCTGTCTGGCCAGCTTGTTCCTGAGCCAGCTCCGGCTGGAGCATCGACTGCAGCTGGACGACTCGAAACAGACCCGGCTCTTCTTCTTCTTCATCCTCGCCGTCACCCTTTCGGTACCCTTCGCCGTCTGGCGCTATCGGGCCGTGGAGGGGTTCATCGAGATCCTGCGCATCGCCGGCTACTACATCATGGTGGCGCACTTGATCGACAGCCGCCGTCGCCTGCGCTGGTTCGTCTACACCTTCCTCCTGCTCATCGCCTACCTGTGCTTCGATTCGCTGCGCGGCTACTTCTCCGGTGGCGCCTTCTTGTCCCAGGGGATCGACCGCGCCGTGGGCACGACGAGCATGTCGAACAACCCCAACGAGCTGGGGACGACGCTGGCCTCCGCCGTGCCCCTCTTCCTGCTGCTGGCGCTGTCGCGGAGCGAGAAGTGGCGCCGTGTGGTGCTCTGGACCATCGTGCCTTGTCTGCTCATCGGCATCGTGCTCACTGGCTCGCGGGCCTCGATGCTCGGCATGCTGGGCGGGTCGGCGTACCTCTGGTGGCATTCGCGCCGGCGCGTGCTCACGGGGATCCTGGGGGTGCTCCTCGTCATCGGCGGCTTCTCCCTCATGCCCGGCCAGTACAAGACGCGCTATTCCAGCATGACCCACTCCGAGCTCGACGCCTCGTCGATGTCGCGCGTGGTCACCTGGGTGGCGGGCCTGCGCATGCTCGCCGACCACCCGTTGTTTGGCGTCGGCATCCGTTGCTACGGCGGGGCGAACTGGCGCTACTCCTCCGGGCGCAGCTCCCTCGAGGCGCACAGCCTCTACCTGCAAGTGCTCGGCGAGCTCGGTCTCGTCGGCACTTTCGCCTTCTTCTCCTTCCTGATCGAAATGCTGCGCCTCAACCGCCGCACGGCGCGACGCCTGCAGGGCGGCGACGCAGCCTTCGAGAAGGCGGTTCTCGACGGCATCTTCACCGGTTTCCTCGTTCTCCTCGTCTCGGGAGTCTTCGGCCACAGCCTGCTCCGCCGCACCTGGTATGTCTTCGCCGCCACCGGCCTGGCGATCCTCCGCACGCACTTGCGGCAGCGCCAGGCTGCCGCAGCGGCCGCCGTGCCGGAGCGAGTGGAGTTGCACCGGGCGGCGATCCAACCGGCATGA
- a CDS encoding glycosyltransferase, producing the protein MPAPGARTCLERSPAARRGSSGAAYTRLPMIRILYLIDTFFGPVGGTENQILRMIRRLDRRRFEVHLLSLQHSPWLEKAEIPCPVHTATFRSYFGLDYFRFRRQFLALCREKRFDIVQTFFRDANILGVHLGRKAGVPVLVSSRRNIGAGYWHTWFQVRLLRHLAQYTQHYIANSQAAAEEAIRVEQVPRRRVSVIPNCLDSSLYGVVDPGVRRETRAAWGIPAEALVVGAVANLRPVKNLPFLVHAARRVAERVPQAHFVVLGDGPQREALEVSVRDLGLQHRFLFPGASAQVARELGAFDVSVLCSKGESSPNAVLEYMAAGRASVVPDVGGCSELIESGVHGFVYPSGNEEVFVERVVELLQDPERRQLLGERARQKVRERHDCTAVIPRLEELYETLVRNGAGTAPPQPAVSGAVGPTALQ; encoded by the coding sequence GTGCCTGCCCCCGGCGCGCGCACCTGCCTGGAGCGGTCGCCGGCGGCGCGGCGGGGTAGCTCGGGGGCGGCGTATACTCGTCTGCCCATGATCCGCATCCTCTACCTCATCGACACGTTCTTCGGTCCGGTCGGCGGCACGGAGAACCAGATCCTGCGAATGATCCGCCGGCTGGACCGGCGGCGCTTCGAGGTGCATTTGCTGTCGCTGCAGCACAGCCCCTGGCTCGAGAAGGCCGAGATCCCTTGCCCGGTGCACACCGCCACCTTCCGCTCCTACTTCGGCCTCGACTACTTCCGCTTCCGGCGCCAGTTCCTGGCGCTCTGCCGTGAGAAGCGCTTCGACATCGTGCAGACCTTTTTTCGCGACGCCAACATCCTCGGTGTCCACTTGGGCCGGAAAGCGGGCGTCCCGGTGCTCGTCTCCAGCCGGCGGAACATCGGTGCCGGTTACTGGCACACCTGGTTCCAGGTGCGCTTGCTGCGGCACCTGGCGCAATACACCCAGCACTACATCGCGAACTCCCAGGCTGCCGCCGAGGAAGCGATCCGGGTCGAACAGGTGCCCCGCCGCCGCGTTTCGGTGATCCCGAACTGCCTCGACAGTTCGCTCTATGGCGTCGTCGACCCAGGGGTGCGCCGGGAGACGCGCGCCGCGTGGGGAATTCCTGCGGAGGCGCTCGTCGTCGGGGCGGTTGCCAACCTGCGCCCGGTGAAGAACCTGCCGTTCCTGGTGCACGCCGCCCGCCGCGTGGCCGAGCGCGTCCCCCAGGCCCACTTCGTCGTCCTCGGTGACGGCCCGCAGCGCGAGGCCCTCGAAGTCTCGGTGCGCGACCTCGGCTTGCAGCATCGCTTCCTCTTCCCCGGAGCGTCGGCGCAGGTCGCCCGGGAGCTGGGGGCCTTCGATGTCTCCGTCCTCTGCTCCAAGGGCGAAAGCAGCCCGAACGCCGTTCTGGAGTACATGGCGGCAGGCCGGGCCAGCGTGGTGCCCGACGTCGGCGGTTGCAGCGAGCTGATCGAGTCCGGCGTGCACGGCTTCGTCTACCCATCGGGGAACGAAGAGGTCTTCGTGGAAAGGGTCGTCGAGTTGTTGCAGGACCCAGAGCGGCGCCAGCTCCTGGGCGAAAGGGCTCGACAAAAGGTGCGCGAGCGTCACGACTGCACCGCGGTCATCCCGCGCTTGGAAGAGCTCTACGAAACCTTGGTACGCAATGGCGCCGGAACGGCGCCGCCGCAGCCGGCGGTGTCTGGCGCCGTCGGTCCAACGGCTCTACAATAA
- a CDS encoding tetratricopeptide repeat protein, whose product MKARLFVCLSVALCAACGNEQGVGSRYRAERALWHLNREYRRLSIKPELVESETWRNLAQGYETLAQGTDTSASSAGDPLAQDIHTLVARALVNAAQIHAGIGDSTAMRANYGRVIAEFQDVPLLVGEVKLAQGRMHEYAKLWVEAAKAYETILEHIEPQPGEPGVPGLVIEIPLRVARLHRQASMDAAPGDTSAVRSAPVQAAYEQAEERYRRWITAKPESRLALESRLRLADVAADCGRWQVAMGELRQIEAQIAADRSSTLDPGNVRLSMAMVQSRASAAPGPTRDLLLSVPRDYPKSPAAAQALLTLATLDARQGAVDEALDALDRLRDEYAGATSLNANGMLLRGRLLEREGRWPEALDVFRSLPVRHPLSDPALLAPLEVVAHYKRVEDATETAAALERAEREYRELLTRYPSHQTTLPIRTKLAQVLAMQHRNEEALVELMGIADALPGNPQGASIMLQAAKFAYNDMGDRKRAAEILGNLAQRYPNMEVGRWAAAEAVRLREVSSE is encoded by the coding sequence ATGAAGGCCCGCCTTTTCGTCTGCCTCTCGGTCGCCCTCTGCGCCGCCTGCGGCAACGAGCAAGGCGTGGGCTCGCGCTACCGCGCCGAGCGAGCCCTCTGGCATCTGAACCGGGAGTACCGCCGGCTCTCCATCAAGCCGGAGCTGGTGGAGTCCGAGACCTGGCGCAACCTGGCGCAGGGTTACGAAACTCTGGCCCAGGGGACCGACACCTCCGCCAGCAGCGCCGGCGACCCCCTCGCCCAGGACATCCACACCTTGGTGGCCCGGGCCCTGGTCAACGCGGCACAGATCCATGCCGGTATCGGAGATTCCACCGCGATGCGCGCCAACTACGGTCGTGTCATCGCCGAGTTCCAGGACGTGCCTCTGCTGGTCGGTGAAGTGAAGCTCGCCCAGGGCCGCATGCACGAGTATGCCAAGCTCTGGGTCGAAGCGGCGAAGGCTTACGAGACCATCCTCGAGCACATCGAGCCGCAGCCTGGCGAGCCGGGCGTTCCCGGCTTGGTGATCGAAATACCACTCCGCGTCGCGCGGCTGCACCGGCAGGCAAGCATGGACGCGGCGCCGGGCGATACCAGCGCCGTCCGGAGCGCGCCGGTCCAAGCGGCTTATGAACAGGCGGAGGAGCGCTACCGGCGCTGGATCACGGCGAAACCGGAGTCGCGGCTGGCGCTGGAATCACGCTTGCGCTTGGCGGATGTGGCTGCAGACTGCGGGCGCTGGCAAGTGGCCATGGGCGAGCTCCGGCAGATCGAGGCGCAGATCGCGGCGGACCGGTCGTCGACTTTGGACCCCGGCAACGTTCGGCTGAGCATGGCCATGGTGCAGAGCCGCGCCTCGGCTGCACCGGGACCCACCCGGGATCTCTTGCTGTCGGTGCCGCGGGATTACCCGAAGAGCCCGGCGGCGGCGCAGGCCCTGCTGACCCTGGCGACCCTCGACGCCAGGCAGGGAGCGGTGGACGAGGCGCTCGATGCCCTCGACCGCTTGCGCGACGAGTACGCCGGCGCGACCTCGCTGAACGCCAACGGCATGCTCCTGCGTGGTCGACTGCTCGAGAGAGAAGGGCGCTGGCCCGAGGCCCTCGACGTCTTCCGCAGCCTGCCGGTGCGTCATCCGTTGAGCGATCCGGCCCTGCTGGCTCCCCTCGAAGTGGTGGCGCACTACAAGCGGGTCGAGGATGCGACGGAAACCGCCGCGGCTCTCGAGCGGGCCGAGCGCGAGTACCGCGAGCTCCTCACCCGTTATCCGTCGCACCAGACCACGCTGCCCATCCGCACCAAGCTGGCGCAGGTCCTGGCCATGCAGCACCGCAACGAGGAAGCCCTGGTCGAACTGATGGGGATCGCCGATGCCCTGCCGGGGAATCCGCAGGGTGCCAGCATCATGCTGCAGGCGGCGAAGTTCGCTTACAACGACATGGGTGATCGGAAGCGCGCGGCGGAAATCCTCGGCAACCTGGCCCAGCGTTATCCCAACATGGAAGTCGGCCGCTGGGCGGCCGCCGAGGCGGTCCGCCTGCGGGAGGTGAGCAGCGAGTGA
- a CDS encoding XrtA system polysaccharide deacetylase: MAPTARHTEPPLAAFSVDVEDYFQVEALRHLCPRERWDQFADRTEANTDRLLDLLARHQAGGTFFVLGWVASRHPGLVRRIAAAGHEIASHGFDHELVYRQSPDAFRADVRRARALLQDLSGQEILGYRAPSYTIVRRTLWALQILREEGYQYDSSIFPIHRRRYGMPGAPRWPHLRLLEGGRSITEYPLPTVRLGPFNLPATGGAYLRLLPFRFQMWAVRRIIVQKQPFLLTIHPWEIDPDQPRLPVGLRTRWTHYYNLKRTEERLEGLLELARYRPISEILRILSLLEREGAPASDPLGRTWQ, from the coding sequence ATGGCGCCGACGGCGAGGCACACCGAGCCGCCGCTGGCGGCATTCTCCGTCGACGTGGAGGATTACTTCCAGGTCGAGGCTTTGCGTCACCTTTGCCCGCGCGAACGCTGGGACCAGTTCGCGGACCGCACCGAAGCCAACACGGACCGCCTGCTGGACCTCCTGGCCCGACACCAGGCGGGCGGGACCTTCTTCGTCCTCGGCTGGGTGGCATCCCGCCACCCCGGGCTGGTCCGCCGCATCGCCGCGGCAGGACACGAGATCGCCTCGCACGGCTTCGACCACGAGTTGGTCTACCGTCAGTCTCCAGACGCTTTTCGCGCCGATGTCCGCCGCGCCCGTGCCCTGCTGCAAGACCTGAGCGGCCAGGAGATCCTGGGCTATCGAGCGCCCTCGTACACCATCGTGCGCCGCACCCTCTGGGCTCTGCAGATCCTGCGCGAGGAGGGGTACCAGTACGACTCCAGCATCTTCCCCATCCACCGCCGCCGTTACGGGATGCCCGGTGCCCCCCGCTGGCCGCATCTCCGTCTGCTGGAGGGGGGACGCTCCATCACCGAGTACCCGCTCCCCACGGTCCGTTTGGGTCCTTTCAACCTACCGGCCACCGGAGGCGCCTATCTCCGGCTCCTCCCCTTCCGTTTCCAAATGTGGGCAGTACGTCGGATTATCGTACAGAAGCAACCGTTTCTCCTCACTATCCACCCCTGGGAGATCGACCCGGACCAGCCCCGCCTGCCCGTCGGCTTGCGCACGCGGTGGACCCACTACTACAATTTAAAGCGTACGGAAGAGCGTCTGGAGGGCCTCCTCGAGCTCGCTCGTTATCGTCCCATCTCCGAGATTCTACGGATCTTAAGTCTGCTCGAGCGGGAAGGCGCACCGGCCTCGGATCCATTGGGTCGCACCTGGCAGTGA
- a CDS encoding exosortase/archaeosortase family protein, with translation MNPEPTTAITGHDVENVAQPPAAAADRGAGAASPFARAATGILVAVIALVYAPVLAKLAGDWVHDPNYSHGILVPGIVLFLLWRKRREFACIPRRPHWLGFAAVLGSMGLLVLGAAGAEVFTQRVSFVLLLFALVVYLLGWGWLRVTWFPLAFLFLAIPLPYVLYYSLTSPMQSFAAKCAVSGLQSIGVPVLAQGNILHLPGQTDLMVAEACSGIRSLYSFLSLGALAAYSMPIPLLGRGLVFLATIPLSVAANAFRVWATSLGVYLIGPQVAEGWIHESFGLIVFVAALLLFLLIRKGAKRLWRSAS, from the coding sequence ATGAACCCCGAGCCCACCACCGCCATCACAGGGCACGACGTAGAGAACGTCGCCCAACCGCCGGCGGCCGCAGCGGACCGTGGCGCCGGCGCGGCGAGTCCGTTCGCCCGCGCCGCGACTGGGATCCTGGTGGCCGTCATCGCCTTGGTCTACGCGCCGGTGCTCGCCAAGCTCGCCGGCGATTGGGTGCACGATCCCAACTACAGCCATGGCATTCTCGTTCCGGGCATCGTGCTTTTTCTTCTCTGGCGAAAACGCCGGGAGTTCGCATGCATCCCGCGCCGCCCCCATTGGCTCGGTTTCGCCGCCGTCCTGGGCTCCATGGGACTGCTCGTCCTCGGCGCTGCCGGCGCCGAGGTCTTCACCCAGCGCGTGAGCTTCGTCCTCCTTCTCTTCGCCCTGGTCGTGTACCTGCTGGGTTGGGGCTGGCTGCGCGTCACCTGGTTCCCGCTCGCTTTCCTTTTCCTCGCCATTCCGCTCCCCTACGTCCTTTACTACTCGCTCACGAGCCCCATGCAGAGCTTCGCCGCCAAGTGCGCAGTCTCTGGTCTGCAGAGCATCGGCGTTCCCGTTCTCGCTCAGGGGAACATCCTGCACTTGCCCGGTCAAACCGACCTGATGGTGGCCGAGGCCTGCAGCGGCATCCGCTCTCTCTATTCCTTTCTCTCCTTGGGAGCGCTGGCGGCGTACTCCATGCCCATTCCGCTGCTGGGACGCGGGCTCGTGTTCCTCGCCACGATCCCCCTCAGCGTCGCAGCCAACGCCTTCCGCGTCTGGGCCACCAGCCTGGGCGTGTACCTCATCGGGCCGCAGGTGGCGGAAGGCTGGATCCACGAAAGCTTCGGCCTGATCGTGTTCGTGGCAGCGCTGCTGCTCTTCCTCCTGATCCGGAAGGGGGCGAAGCGGCTATGGCGCTCCGCCTCCTGA
- a CDS encoding EpsI family protein: MALRLLIAAAVVALGGVYARTLAGHRVAVTAMPALSRLPATVEGGWSAEDVPLSERVAGVLDADATLQRLYRHPSGAQVWLFVAYFAEQAVNSQIHSPRHCVPGSGWNVLSVTDDRAELSRGPTQVARMRLQRSGGGDEQEMFYWFRTRGGTVTGEYALKWDLLRNAVARRPTDALFVRYVAPSSEDAAVRQVMRSLDPYLESLLAEVGLQ; this comes from the coding sequence ATGGCGCTCCGCCTCCTGATCGCTGCGGCTGTCGTGGCTCTGGGCGGTGTCTATGCCCGCACCCTGGCGGGGCATCGCGTCGCCGTGACGGCCATGCCGGCGTTGTCGCGCCTGCCTGCGACGGTGGAGGGAGGCTGGAGCGCCGAGGACGTGCCGCTCAGCGAGCGGGTCGCCGGCGTGCTCGATGCCGACGCCACCTTGCAGCGACTGTATCGGCATCCGAGCGGGGCGCAGGTGTGGCTCTTCGTGGCCTATTTCGCCGAGCAGGCGGTGAACTCGCAGATCCATTCGCCGCGACACTGCGTTCCCGGCAGCGGCTGGAACGTGCTCTCCGTCACCGATGACCGCGCCGAGCTCTCCCGCGGCCCGACGCAGGTCGCGCGGATGCGCTTGCAGCGTAGCGGCGGCGGCGACGAGCAGGAGATGTTCTACTGGTTCCGCACCCGCGGCGGCACGGTGACGGGCGAATACGCTTTGAAATGGGACCTGCTGCGAAACGCAGTGGCCCGGCGGCCCACGGACGCCCTGTTCGTGCGCTACGTGGCGCCGTCGTCCGAGGATGCAGCGGTGCGTCAAGTGATGCGCAGCCTGGATCCGTACCTCGAGTCGCTGCTGGCGGAGGTCGGACTGCAGTGA